In Papaver somniferum cultivar HN1 chromosome 1, ASM357369v1, whole genome shotgun sequence, a genomic segment contains:
- the LOC113282113 gene encoding uncharacterized protein LOC113282113, with protein MINLQRTIYRPHIVISSFICGFKEQSKALGVSSSSQKPIDNYRSLSTISSNPFTSSSSSSSSKINEKGFQLSSRRTIVRGFRASSNWSEEKSPYDTLELERDADEEKIKFAYRRLAKFYHPDVYNGSGTLEEGETAETRFIKIQAAYELLIDDERRTQYDREHRVNPMKASQAWMDWLVKKRTAFDQRGDMAVAAWAEQQQHELNVRVRRLSRTKVDPDEERRILAKEKKASMQNFSSTLKRHTLVLKKRDIMRKKAEDDKKKLITQLLAAEGLELATDDEDDAV; from the exons ATGATTAATCTTCAAAGAACAATTTATCGTCCACACATAGTGATTTCGTCTTTCATTTGTGGTTTCAAAGAACAATCAAAAGCATTAggggtttcttcttcttcccagaAACCTATTGATAATTACAGATCTTTGTCcacgatttcttctaatccatttacttcttcttcttcttcttcttcttcgaagatTAATGAAAAAGGGTTTCAATTGAGCTCAAGAAGAACTATTGTTAGGGGGTTTAGGGCTTCTTCTAATTGGAGTGAGGAGAAATCTCCTTATGATACACTTG AATTAGAAAGGGATGCTGATGAAGAGAAGATAAAGTTCGCTTACAGACGCCTCGCCAAATTTTATCATCCTGATG TATATAACGGTAGTGGAACTCTTGAGGAAGGTGAAACGGCTGAAACCCGATTCATAAAGATACAAGCTGCTTATGAGTTGCTCATAGATGACGAGAGGCGCACACAGTATGATAGGGAACACCGTGTTAATCCTATGAAG GCTTCACAAGCATGGATGGATTGGCTCGTGAAGAAGCGAACAGCTTTTGATCAGAGAGGTGATATGGCTGTCGCAGCTTGGGCTGAACAGCAACAACATGAGTTGAATGTTCGTGTACGGCGTCTGTCTCGTACAAAG GTAGACCCAGATGAAGAAAGAAGGATTCTGGCTAAAGAAAAGAAAGCATCCATGCAGAACTTCTCCAGTACTCTCAAACGGCACACACTGGTCTTAAAAAAAAGGGATATAATGAGGAAAAAAGCCGAGGACGATAAGAAAAAGCTCATCACTCAGCTTCTAGCTGCTGAAGGCCTTGAACTCGCaacagatgatgaagacgatgcaGTGTAG